Below is a genomic region from Fusobacterium nucleatum.
TTTAGGAAAAGGAGGAACTTATATAGAGTTTGAAACTGATATTAATAAAGTTTTTGGAAGAAAAAAGGATGGTTACTCATTACTTGCTTCTCTAAAAGGTACTAGTAATATTGGTTATGGAGTTCAATTTTCTAATGTATTAGAATATGAATATTTGAATTACAATCAATATAGTAATGCTCACAAAACTAAGTGGGAAACTGCTCTTCGTTGGACATATGAAATAAATGAAAATATTGCTTTTTCACCAGAAGTAACATTTAAAGTTGAAAAATATAATAATTCAAAAGAAAATTATTTAATTGAATCTTCGGCAGGACCTTATGTTTTATTTACTAAAAATATTAATGATGATCTTAGAATATATGGAAAAGTTGGAGTTCCTGTTTTTCGTAAAGATGAAAGTAAAGCTGAAGGATATAGATATTCAAAATCACAAACATCAACATATGGTAAAATTGGATTTGAATATATTTTTTAGGAGGAATAAATGAAAAAATATCTTATACTATGTTGTTATTTTATTCTATCTAGCTTTATTTTTTCTCAAGAAATTTATAGAGATAGAATGAGAGATTTCATACGAGAATTAAGAGGAAATACAAGCAGAGATAAAATTTTTATAACACAAAATGGAAATGCTTTATATTTTCGAGATGGAAAACTTGATGAAGACTTTTTTTCAGTGACAGATGGGACTACACAGGAATCACTTTTTTATGGAGATGAGTTAAAATTTAATACACCTACATCACCAAAATTAAAAAAGGAATTATTGGATATGTTAATTCCAATAAGACAAGCAGGGAAGATAGTTTTAACCATTAATTATGGAAAGGGAGAAAAAACAAAAAAGAATTTAGAAAGTGAAAGTAAAAAACTTGATTTTGTTGCAGAGTTACTTCCTTCATTTGAAGCAAAAGAAATTTATCAGCCAATGGAGGGATTTAATCAAAATAATATTCATTCTTTAAAAGATGCTAAAAATTTTTTATGTCTATTGAATCCAGAGAAATTTAAGACTTTAGAACAATATAAAAGTTCTTTAGAAAATGTAGATTTTGATATTTTATTGATTGAACCTTCAATAAATGGGGAATTTTTTTCAAGAGAACAAATTGAAAGTTTAAAGAAAAAGAGTTCAGGAGCAAGAAGGCTAGTTATTGCATATTTTAGTATAGGAGAAGCTGAAAATTATCGTCATTATTGGAAAAAAAGTTGGAACAAAAAGCATCCTGATTGGATTGCAGAAGAAAATAGCAATTGGAGTGGAAATTATAGAGTTAAATACTGGTCTCCTGAATGGAAAAGTATTATAAAAGACTATCAAAAAAAGTTAGATGAAATAGGGGTAGATGGATATTTACTAGATACTGTTGATACTTATTATTATTTTGAAGATAAGGATGAAGCAAAACAAAAAGCAAAAACTAAAAAAAAATAAAAAGTAAATTAAAAAATGATTTAAGGAAATAGATTACTAAGCAAAAACACAATAATAGGGGGCAAAATTATGAAAAACAACTTAGAACAAATTGAAAGACATCTACGGTCAATGGCAAAAAGGTATAAAAGTGTAAAATATTCACTTGGTTTAGCAATACTTTTCTTAATGATGGGAATAAATATATTTTCAGAAGAAGTTATGACACAAGAAACAGTATCAAGAGAAAGAATACAAAATTCTGTTGGCAATCTTCAAACAAAGATAAATGATTTAAAAAGTCAGAATGATAAGCAATTAAATGGTTTGAGAT
It encodes:
- a CDS encoding endo alpha-1,4 polygalactosaminidase — protein: MKKYLILCCYFILSSFIFSQEIYRDRMRDFIRELRGNTSRDKIFITQNGNALYFRDGKLDEDFFSVTDGTTQESLFYGDELKFNTPTSPKLKKELLDMLIPIRQAGKIVLTINYGKGEKTKKNLESESKKLDFVAELLPSFEAKEIYQPMEGFNQNNIHSLKDAKNFLCLLNPEKFKTLEQYKSSLENVDFDILLIEPSINGEFFSREQIESLKKKSSGARRLVIAYFSIGEAENYRHYWKKSWNKKHPDWIAEENSNWSGNYRVKYWSPEWKSIIKDYQKKLDEIGVDGYLLDTVDTYYYFEDKDEAKQKAKTKKK
- a CDS encoding outer membrane beta-barrel protein, with translation MKKIIKTLFYLFCMSTLSFAEEDIENTRDRGIDKMNFYIPVSKQNKYSNFTELDLRKDKNIYKWTMADGYQTLGNNWDIQYKIEREYHVEKKTKAKSHIWDNEIYFLKYHNPINFAGKTFQHKTVLGIKHYEGEYSGNRDNQYYKLYAGQKFSRFFNLGKGGTYIEFETDINKVFGRKKDGYSLLASLKGTSNIGYGVQFSNVLEYEYLNYNQYSNAHKTKWETALRWTYEINENIAFSPEVTFKVEKYNNSKENYLIESSAGPYVLFTKNINDDLRIYGKVGVPVFRKDESKAEGYRYSKSQTSTYGKIGFEYIF